One Salmo salar chromosome ssa01, Ssal_v3.1, whole genome shotgun sequence DNA window includes the following coding sequences:
- the LOC106608102 gene encoding zinc finger protein 2 homolog isoform X1: MTSLSYSPTIKEAGVCWTEKEEEEDVTIQQVEGEAVRVKGEEKEVTVKEEVDAFRVKVEEEVTVKEEQEEDGVVGVKEEKREMTVTSKKEEEEETGYLGPVSQSGLKASYGSNDEFSLKMRLGKSAQINTGERLDYRGSSVEPQQHLEADEAKKSLSTSEHLKKHQRKPTGKKSHRCSDCGKNYSRSDSLKVHQRIHNGEKPYTCDQCGKSFVTSSRLTIHQRTHTGEKPYSCDQCEKSFVTSSHLTIHQRTHTGEKSYQCSDCGKSYSRSDSLKVHQRIHTGEKPFSWCQCGKSLNDPSSLKTHQRIQAGEEPHCCFDCGRRFTSLADLKIRQGIHTGVKPYSCYQCGKSFTESRQLTIHQRAHTGEKPYPCSNCGKSFVSSVHLKSHQRTHTGEKPYSCNQCGKSFTHSSCLMVHRRTHTGEKPYSCNQCGKSFVTSSRLTIHQRTHTGEKPYSCDQCGKSFTTSSHLTMHQRIHTGENPYSCDQCGKSFTTSSHLTMHQRIHTGENPYSCNQCGKRYAGRKSLIKHQKIHK, from the exons ATGacctcactaagctactctccaaCTATTAAAGAAGCGggggtctgctggacggagaaggaggaagaggaggatgttacaatacaacaagtggagggtgaggctgttagagtgaaaggagaagagaaagaagttacagtaaaagaagaagtagacgcgttcagagtgaaagtgGAGGAGGAAGTTACTGTGAAAGAGGAGCAAGAGGAGGATGGAGTTGTCGGAGTgaaggaagagaagagggaaatgactgtcacatcgaaaaaggaggaggaagaggaaactggatatctgggcccggtttcccaaagtgGTCTTAAGGCATCctatggttctaacgatgaattTAGCCTTAAAATGCGTTTGGGAAAATCGGCCCAGATTAACACtg gagagagacttgactatcgtggatcctctgtaGAGCCTCAACAACATCTTGAAGCTGACGAGGCaaagaagagtctctccacatcagaacacctcaagaaacaccagcggaaacccacagggaagaaatctcaccgatgctctgactgtgggaagaattACTCAAGATCAGATTCACTAAAGGTACACCAGAGAATTCACaatggagagaaaccttatacctgtgatcaatgtgggaagagttttgttacatcTAGCCGTttgactatacaccagagaacacatacaggagagaagccatatagctgtgatcaatgtgagaAGAGTTTTGTTACGTCTAGCCatctgactatacaccagagaacacacacaggggagaaatcttaccagtgctctgactgtggaaagagttacTCAAGATCAGACTCACTAAAAGTACACcagagaattcacactggagagaaaccttttagctggtgtcagtgtgggaagagtttgaaTGATCCAAGCAGCCTGAAAACACACCAGAGAATTCAGGCTGGAGAGGAACCTCACTGCTGCTTTGACTGCGGGAGGAGATTCACCTCTTTAGCGGACCTTAAAATACGTCAGGGAATCCATACAGGAGTGAAACCTTATAGCTgttatcaatgtgggaagagttttactgaatCTAGACAGCTGACAATACATCAGAgagcacacacaggagagaaaccttaccccTGCTCtaactgtggaaagagttttgtttCTTCAGTACATTtaaaatcacaccagagaacacacactggagagaagccgtatagctgtaatcaatgtgggaagagttttactcactcAAGCTGCCTGATGGTACATCGGcgaacacatacaggagagaaaccttatagctgtaaccaatgtgggaagagctttgtTACATCTAGCCGtctgactatacaccagagaacacacacaggagaaaagccttatagctgtgatcaatgtgggaagagttttactacatctagccatctgactatgcaccagagaatacacacaggagagaatccttatagctgtgatcaatgtgggaagagttttactacatctagccatctgactatgcaccagagaatacaca